In Trueperaceae bacterium, a single genomic region encodes these proteins:
- a CDS encoding amine oxidase — translation MAPIIVIGAGLAGLVAARTLQKAGKKVLVLEAKSNPGGRVQTRNINGFRIDHGFQVLFSAYPAVXRNLNLVDLELVPLPLSAVIVTALGRELIGDPVRDARSLLGTIRARSLSMADKARXAILVARLKTVPPWKLLIGQDESTESFLRRLGFSNRSLETFFRPFFGGILLDRTLSSSARLFRYYFRMLIDGPTVVPKGGIGVITQKLSEGLDILTKSPVRKYETDSKKIKVFTDNSVFEAESLIVATDPKEIKRLTGLRFTTEAVGATYLYYGSRINLDTQSRLIXNADRGIINNALWSSNVNPELTPNGFHLLTVTTLGTKRSTDAEIDCEVRDELAAWYGDNSVDKLDLINVEHIPFAQFKQPPNFVNLLPGNNTHDPRVLIASERTSMSSLQGAMESGERAAAHLLGDTSGMSRVRGS, via the coding sequence ATGGCACCAATAATCGTAATCGGGGCAGGCTTGGCTGGTTTGGTCGCAGCTCGTACCCTTCAAAAAGCGGGTAAGAAAGTCCTAGTTCTGGAAGCTAAGTCTAATCCAGGGGGCCGGGTTCAGACCCGGAATATTAATGGATTTCGGATCGACCATGGCTTTCAGGTACTGTTCAGCGCTTATCCCGCTGTTCNGAGAAACCTAAATCTTGTAGATTTAGAACTAGTCCCCCTACCACTATCCGCGGTTATAGTAACGGCTTTGGGCCGGGAATTAATTGGCGATCCAGTTCGAGATGCTAGAAGTCTATTGGGAACAATCCGAGCTCGCTCCCTATCAATGGCCGACAAAGCGCGAATNGCTATTTTAGTGGCTCGCCTGAAAACAGTTCCACCTTGGAAATTACTCATAGGACAAGATGAATCTACAGAAAGCTTCCTAAGGCGCCTAGGTTTCTCGAACCGATCACTTGAAACCTTCTTCCGGCCATTCTTCGGGGGAATATTACTGGATAGGACTTTGTCGAGCAGCGCCCGACTATTTCGCTACTACTTTCGTATGCTCATTGACGGTCCAACTGTAGTGCCTAAAGGGGGAATCGGAGTAATAACTCAAAAGCTTTCTGAAGGATTAGATATTTTGACAAAAAGTCCTGTCAGAAAGTACGAAACGGATTCCAAAAAAATAAAGGTTTTTACGGATAATAGCGTCTTCGAAGCAGAGTCATTGATAGTCGCAACCGATCCCAAGGAGATTAAACGTCTTACTGGTTTACGATTTACTACTGAGGCTGTTGGAGCCACCTATCTATATTACGGATCCCGAATAAATTTGGATACTCAATCGCGTCTAATTNTAAATGCGGATAGAGGCATCATTAATAACGCTCTTTGGTCAAGTAATGTCAATCCTGAATTAACACCAAACGGCTTTCATCTGCTAACCGTGACCACATTAGGAACAAAGAGGAGTACAGATGCTGAAATTGATTGTGAGGTTCGTGATGAACTTGCCGCTTGGTATGGGGACAACAGTGTCGACAAACTCGACCTAATTAATGTCGAACATATTCCCTTCGCACAGTTTAAACAGCCACCAAATTTCGTTAACCTTCTCCCCGGAAACAACACCCATGACCCCAGAGTCTTAATAGCTTCAGAGCGAACTAGCATGAGCTCCTTACAGGGTGCCATGGAAAGTGGTGAACGTGCTGCTGCTCACCTTCTAGGTGATACTTCCGGGATGAGCAGAGTACGGGGTAGTTAA
- a CDS encoding aspartate-semialdehyde dehydrogenase — protein MRVAIVGATGAVGQELMKLLYERSFPLTSLELYASARSEGKEIVFDNHTLKTKTLPEDGNLNADVVFSSAGTRISRDHAWDWCDNGAVVIDNTSAWRMDDRCPLVIPEINGENALGHSGIIANPNCSTIIALMALAPLHKEFGLKRATIATYQAVSGAGTAGIEELRNQSYAFLRGEQYPPKTFQHPIAFNLFSHDSELGKDGYNAEERKLSLESRKILGVPELMISATCIRVPVFRAHSEAIHAEFSVPVTANEVTKVLTSAPGVTLIDDPTNNTFPMPLVASDKNDVIVGRIRPDASKPGGIALLVTGDQIRKGAALNAEQIAEVLLSEGAIG, from the coding sequence ATGAGAGTCGCCATCGTAGGTGCAACTGGGGCTGTTGGTCAGGAGTTAATGAAACTCCTCTATGAGCGTTCCTTCCCACTAACGTCTTTGGAGCTTTACGCTTCCGCTCGCTCAGAAGGAAAGGAAATAGTTTTTGATAACCATACCCTTAAGACCAAAACTTTGCCCGAGGATGGAAACTTAAATGCGGACGTTGTGTTTTCATCAGCTGGCACAAGGATCTCACGAGACCACGCTTGGGATTGGTGTGACAACGGAGCAGTAGTAATAGATAATACCAGCGCCTGGCGGATGGACGATCGCTGTCCACTAGTAATCCCTGAAATAAATGGTGAAAATGCTTTAGGTCACTCCGGAATTATTGCAAACCCTAACTGCTCCACAATAATTGCCCTGATGGCACTCGCTCCACTGCATAAAGAATTTGGCCTGAAACGCGCTACTATAGCAACCTATCAAGCAGTCTCAGGTGCAGGAACGGCTGGGATCGAAGAACTCAGGAACCAGTCCTACGCTTTCCTAAGAGGCGAGCAATACCCGCCAAAAACATTCCAACACCCGATTGCCTTTAATCTGTTTAGCCACGATAGTGAGCTAGGGAAGGACGGTTACAATGCCGAGGAACGAAAGTTGTCGCTTGAGTCTCGCAAGATTCTTGGAGTACCTGAGTTAATGATTAGTGCAACTTGTATTCGGGTGCCAGTGTTTAGGGCCCATAGCGAAGCTATTCACGCAGAGTTTTCTGTCCCGGTAACCGCAAATGAGGTCACAAAAGTCCTGACCTCAGCTCCTGGCGTTACCTTGATTGATGATCCAACTAACAACACCTTTCCGATGCCCCTAGTTGCGTCCGATAAAAATGACGTGATCGTCGGTCGTATACGCCCCGATGCTAGCAAACCGGGCGGCATTGCTCTACTTGTTACTGGTGACCAGATACGTAAGGGGGCGGCACTTAATGCCGAGCAAATCGCCGAGGTCCTTCTCTCGGAAGGCGCAATCGGATAA
- the proB gene encoding glutamate 5-kinase, translating to MWRSKVEAWKRIVIKVGSSSLTDESGRIHSPKLQSIARGSQILAEKNGARFALVSSGAGAAGKERLGLTRPLTLPEKQAAAAVGQALLVLDWAQAFVPLPVAQLLLTASDMQERERYVNARNALEASFRLGAVPVINENDSVATEELKFGDNDTLSAWTAYLMDADVLVILTDVEGLYDSDPRLNPDAKQIGIVEDVSEIEHLAGTAGSKRGTGGMITKLGAARIATEAGIETLIIGGGGEGLEALARGKVQGTRIRARKPTPARKAWLSQQACQGQVLVDAGAVRALSEGKSLLPSGVIGLNGSFEFGDAVTLVSEEHEIGRGLSNYSSDALKLILGLQTHQIFDVLGYKDYDEVVHRDNLVLIR from the coding sequence ATTTGGAGGAGTAAGGTGGAAGCCTGGAAGCGGATAGTGATAAAGGTTGGGAGTAGTAGCCTAACTGATGAATCAGGGCGGATTCATTCGCCGAAATTGCAGTCTATTGCTCGAGGATCACAAATACTCGCTGAGAAAAATGGAGCTAGATTTGCTTTGGTATCGTCGGGCGCGGGGGCAGCTGGTAAAGAGCGTCTTGGTTTAACTCGCCCTTTGACTCTTCCAGAAAAACAGGCCGCAGCAGCTGTGGGACAAGCGTTGTTGGTACTGGATTGGGCGCAGGCTTTTGTCCCGCTGCCTGTAGCTCAGTTGCTTCTTACTGCATCAGATATGCAGGAGAGAGAGCGGTATGTGAACGCTCGCAATGCACTTGAGGCCAGTTTTCGTTTAGGGGCTGTACCCGTTATCAATGAGAATGACAGCGTTGCAACGGAGGAGCTGAAGTTTGGCGATAATGATACTCTTTCTGCTTGGACTGCTTATCTGATGGATGCTGACGTCCTCGTAATTCTTACGGATGTTGAAGGGCTCTATGATTCAGATCCGCGTCTTAATCCTGATGCAAAGCAAATCGGAATTGTCGAAGATGTTAGCGAGATTGAACATCTAGCAGGTACCGCAGGCTCAAAGCGAGGCACTGGGGGCATGATTACTAAGCTTGGGGCAGCTCGGATAGCTACCGAGGCTGGTATAGAGACACTGATTATAGGTGGAGGAGGAGAGGGTTTAGAAGCACTTGCTCGAGGAAAGGTGCAGGGTACTCGAATTCGGGCGCGTAAGCCTACGCCAGCTCGGAAGGCATGGCTGTCTCAACAAGCATGTCAGGGGCAGGTCTTAGTCGATGCTGGTGCAGTACGTGCCCTTTCTGAAGGAAAGAGTCTTCTGCCGAGCGGTGTTATTGGATTAAATGGCTCGTTTGAGTTTGGTGATGCAGTCACCCTCGTTTCAGAGGAGCATGAGATTGGTCGGGGATTGTCTAACTACTCCAGTGATGCCTTAAAGCTTATTCTTGGTTTGCAAACCCACCAAATTTTCGATGTATTAGGCTATAAGGACTATGATGAAGTAGTGCATCGTGACAACCTGGTATTGATTCGTTAA
- a CDS encoding ATP phosphoribosyltransferase regulatory subunit: protein MSRVSTHGVPEGTRYELADSARRRGNVLARLHRLYELWGYARVELPVLEHYDPAHPREPQSFKFSDRDNGVLALRSDFTPALAGLVRHSHSRIAAGSKEPLRLQYAGRVWHAIDPDLARTREFTQIGIELVGISNARADAELIHLARESVRVVDLVPRVEIGNPGFVRALLRLSEIPEKRHGRLADAIDRKDASDIENQLVEQQLAPDLRAAFHKVTELYGRPQVLEEARRAAPWEETMRELDRLEETLAEFEDDSELLLDLGMARRLSYYTGVTFRAYTFYFGQPLLGGGRYDGALLPYAAGFSFGLERLMLALPESKELSRPLVVSLDDAVSRRLRTAGFVVQRALTSDVDAARRDASNRGIPYLFSDTLESLISDPPDKDLLERALNSDDG from the coding sequence GTGAGTCGGGTATCGACCCACGGTGTGCCTGAGGGAACGCGCTACGAGCTTGCTGATTCCGCTCGACGCAGAGGAAATGTGCTTGCCAGATTGCACCGGTTGTATGAACTTTGGGGTTATGCCCGAGTTGAATTGCCTGTGCTGGAACACTACGATCCTGCGCATCCGAGAGAACCACAATCATTCAAATTTTCAGATAGAGATAATGGGGTCTTGGCTTTGCGGTCTGATTTCACTCCAGCATTGGCAGGTTTGGTACGTCATTCTCACTCCCGTATCGCGGCTGGGAGTAAAGAGCCTTTGAGGTTGCAATATGCTGGTCGAGTATGGCACGCCATTGATCCGGATCTGGCACGGACCCGCGAATTCACGCAAATAGGAATAGAGCTTGTTGGTATAAGTAATGCTCGGGCTGATGCAGAACTCATCCATTTAGCTCGGGAGTCAGTTCGTGTGGTGGATCTGGTTCCACGCGTAGAGATTGGGAATCCCGGATTCGTGCGTGCTCTTCTTCGGCTGTCTGAAATCCCTGAGAAAAGGCATGGACGTCTGGCTGATGCTATAGATCGGAAAGATGCCAGCGATATTGAGAATCAACTTGTTGAGCAACAGTTAGCTCCAGACCTCAGGGCTGCATTTCACAAAGTGACGGAACTTTACGGGAGACCCCAGGTTTTGGAAGAAGCGAGGCGAGCTGCCCCTTGGGAAGAAACGATGAGGGAATTGGACCGACTTGAAGAGACATTAGCTGAATTCGAGGATGACTCTGAACTACTTCTTGATTTAGGCATGGCCCGTCGCCTAAGTTATTACACTGGTGTTACCTTTCGGGCATACACTTTTTATTTTGGTCAACCTCTCTTAGGAGGCGGTAGGTATGACGGAGCGCTTCTTCCTTATGCAGCAGGTTTCTCTTTCGGACTCGAGAGATTGATGCTTGCTTTGCCAGAATCTAAGGAGCTCTCTAGGCCATTAGTTGTTAGCCTTGATGATGCGGTATCAAGACGACTGAGGACTGCAGGCTTTGTCGTCCAACGGGCTCTAACCTCGGATGTTGATGCAGCAAGGCGAGATGCTTCCAATCGCGGTATACCTTATCTCTTTTCAGACACTCTTGAGTCGCTCATATCTGATCCTCCTGACAAGGACCTTCTTGAGAGGGCACTTAATAGCGATGATGGGTGA
- a CDS encoding ATP phosphoribosyltransferase produces the protein MMGEKLTLALPKGRVMEKGLAIFQRAGLKIVVADSSRALRYDAGDVILIEMRNRDIPTYVELGVADAGVVGKDVLSEMESRLFAPVDLGFAACRLSLIRKRGDIGDLYRVASKYPNLAAEYLSRIGSNAEVIKLAGNVELACITGLADAVVDIVETGSTLQDNDLIEIDVILRSSARFVVNRAALKLKADSLRPLIANLKMAVEDQCG, from the coding sequence ATGATGGGTGAGAAGTTGACATTGGCGCTTCCTAAAGGCCGGGTAATGGAAAAAGGCCTTGCTATTTTCCAGCGTGCCGGACTTAAAATTGTCGTTGCAGACTCCTCGCGGGCCTTACGATATGACGCAGGGGACGTAATTTTAATCGAGATGAGGAATCGAGACATCCCCACTTATGTAGAGCTAGGCGTTGCAGACGCCGGAGTGGTTGGAAAAGATGTGTTAAGCGAGATGGAGAGTCGACTCTTTGCGCCCGTGGATCTTGGATTTGCAGCGTGTAGGTTATCGCTCATTCGTAAGAGGGGGGACATAGGTGATCTTTATAGGGTCGCAAGTAAGTACCCGAATCTTGCAGCAGAATATCTCAGCAGGATTGGTTCTAATGCAGAGGTAATCAAACTCGCTGGAAATGTTGAGCTGGCTTGTATAACGGGTCTTGCTGATGCAGTGGTAGACATAGTAGAAACCGGGAGTACTTTACAAGATAATGACCTTATAGAGATTGATGTGATTCTACGATCCAGTGCTCGTTTCGTTGTTAACCGAGCGGCTTTAAAACTAAAGGCAGATAGTTTGCGGCCACTAATTGCTAATCTTAAAATGGCTGTTGAGGACCAGTGCGGATAA
- the rpoD gene encoding RNA polymerase sigma factor RpoD has translation MAKVKEKVAKIPKLPAWIESPQIKELLEQGQEEGSLDTERISVAFNQALKHLKLDSQEANFEDLMGIIAEKKIAIADLADDEILDDDGIQEGNGENAEQGVEEDTAMGRRELEARAEALADSRVKTNDPVRQYLQEIGRVKLLTLEEEIALARRIEEGEEARDTLLEKPKGLSERDLRGLGRIVEDGDLARQHLIEANLRLVVSIAKKYNGRGMSFLDLIQEGNQGLIRAVEKFEYRRRYKFSTYATWWIRQAINRAIADQSRTIRIPVHMVETINKLTRASRRLQQELSREPTYEEIADAMGPDWTADKVEEAFKLTREPFSLETPIGDEEDSFYGDFIPDENVESPVEQASKIILSEELEEALSKLNEREAMVLKLRKGLVDGREHTLEEVGSHFGVTRERIRQIENKALRKLKYHESRTRKLRDFLD, from the coding sequence ATGGCTAAAGTGAAAGAGAAAGTTGCCAAAATCCCTAAATTACCAGCCTGGATTGAATCTCCCCAGATCAAGGAGCTTCTTGAACAAGGTCAAGAGGAAGGTTCTTTGGACACTGAAAGGATCAGTGTAGCTTTTAATCAAGCCTTAAAACACCTAAAGTTGGATAGCCAAGAAGCTAATTTTGAGGATTTGATGGGCATAATAGCGGAGAAAAAAATAGCTATTGCTGATCTAGCCGATGACGAAATTCTTGACGATGACGGTATTCAGGAAGGGAACGGAGAAAATGCTGAACAGGGGGTCGAGGAAGATACCGCGATGGGTCGGCGCGAGCTTGAAGCGAGAGCTGAAGCCCTTGCTGATTCAAGAGTCAAGACTAATGATCCGGTCCGCCAATATTTGCAGGAGATAGGTCGAGTCAAACTACTTACGTTGGAAGAGGAGATCGCTCTTGCGCGGCGTATCGAAGAAGGAGAAGAGGCTCGCGATACTTTACTTGAAAAACCAAAAGGACTTTCCGAGCGCGATCTCCGTGGGTTAGGTAGGATCGTGGAGGACGGAGATTTAGCTAGACAACATTTGATAGAGGCAAACCTTAGACTTGTGGTCTCTATCGCTAAAAAATATAACGGTCGTGGAATGAGTTTCCTTGACCTTATTCAAGAAGGAAATCAGGGACTAATCAGAGCTGTGGAGAAATTCGAGTATCGTCGGCGTTACAAGTTTTCTACCTATGCTACTTGGTGGATACGCCAAGCTATAAACCGGGCGATTGCCGACCAATCAAGGACTATCCGTATTCCAGTCCATATGGTTGAGACTATCAATAAATTGACCAGGGCTTCTCGTCGTTTGCAACAGGAACTTTCCCGTGAGCCTACTTACGAGGAGATTGCTGACGCCATGGGTCCTGATTGGACTGCTGACAAGGTTGAAGAAGCATTCAAACTTACCCGGGAGCCATTTAGCCTAGAAACTCCTATCGGCGATGAGGAAGACAGCTTCTATGGAGATTTCATACCGGATGAGAATGTCGAGAGCCCAGTTGAGCAAGCAAGCAAAATCATTTTATCTGAAGAATTAGAAGAGGCATTGAGTAAGCTAAATGAGCGCGAAGCAATGGTACTTAAGCTCCGAAAAGGTCTAGTTGATGGTCGGGAGCACACTCTGGAGGAAGTAGGTAGTCACTTCGGTGTAACCCGGGAACGTATTCGGCAGATTGAGAACAAGGCTCTCCGGAAACTTAAGTATCATGAGAGCCGTACTCGTAAGCTCCGTGATTTCTTAGATTAA
- a CDS encoding glycerophosphodiester phosphodiesterase — translation MRVAFRLLSIVLVPAIVIYIVFILWASPRPSHLFYQGLETPLVIAHRGGAGLWPENTLFSFQRAAELGVDVLEMDVRASLDGVLVVVHDETVDRTTDGKGLVEELTFAELRSLDAGYNWSSEQKGYKFPYRGLGIQIPALKDVLTRFPETNMAIEIKPDSEVVTRTLCDTLREARRAESVIVGSFHRRVLSNFRKICPEFATSASPREVLIFFLLNTVFLSDTYKPVIEAFQVPEYQGGLRVVTSRFVSAARRKNVDVQVWTVNLRSDISRLLDMKVGGVITDRPDRMLQELGRGGQVELIDGVSP, via the coding sequence ATGCGGGTAGCTTTTCGCCTACTTTCGATTGTTCTGGTCCCTGCAATAGTAATTTATATTGTATTTATTTTATGGGCTTCACCTCGCCCATCGCATCTCTTTTACCAAGGCCTTGAAACCCCGCTTGTTATAGCTCATAGGGGTGGTGCAGGGCTTTGGCCCGAGAACACCTTGTTTTCCTTCCAACGTGCAGCTGAGCTTGGCGTAGATGTCCTTGAAATGGATGTGAGGGCTAGCTTAGATGGTGTCCTGGTTGTTGTCCATGATGAGACTGTTGACCGTACAACGGATGGTAAGGGACTGGTAGAGGAGTTGACTTTTGCTGAGTTACGGTCTCTAGATGCCGGTTACAATTGGTCGTCGGAACAGAAAGGGTACAAGTTTCCTTATCGAGGGTTGGGCATTCAGATACCTGCCCTCAAAGATGTTTTGACGCGGTTTCCTGAGACAAATATGGCAATTGAGATTAAGCCGGATTCGGAGGTCGTTACCCGAACCCTTTGCGATACCTTGCGAGAGGCAAGAAGAGCTGAATCTGTAATAGTTGGCAGTTTTCATCGACGGGTATTGTCAAACTTTCGGAAAATATGTCCTGAATTTGCGACTTCAGCCTCTCCTCGTGAGGTTCTAATATTTTTCCTGCTAAATACAGTTTTCCTTAGTGACACCTATAAGCCGGTAATAGAAGCTTTTCAAGTCCCAGAATACCAAGGAGGCCTACGAGTTGTAACATCACGGTTTGTTTCCGCCGCTAGACGGAAAAATGTTGATGTCCAAGTGTGGACGGTTAACCTCAGGAGCGATATTAGCCGGCTTCTTGACATGAAAGTTGGAGGTGTCATCACCGACCGGCCTGACCGCATGTTACAGGAATTGGGTCGTGGTGGTCAGGTTGAACTGATTGACGGTGTGTCTCCGTAA
- a CDS encoding CoA transferase: MMLEEVTVLDLTRVLAGPYCTQLLSDLGATVIKIESVVGDDTRSWGPPFVDGESAYYLSTNRGKKSVVVNLKDERGRSLVSRLAMDADVLVENFKTGDLVRYGLDYQTLQGHNPQLVYTSITGFGQTGPRAAEPGYDASIQGLVGLMAMTGEKNGGPTKIGVAWVDVLTGVHAATGILAALYERNRTGKGRYLDIALFDVALASMVNQAQATLLTGQAPVPLGSGHPSLVPYQAFLAREGSLVIAVGNDTQFTSLCEVLDITQLASDARFATNESRVEHREVLVGKLESAFLRRDRDDWIERLRAAGVPVTPVNTLPEALGDPQVAARHMVSEIIHPTVGPIPMVGSPFGKVASRRSAPPYLGQHTREVLEGTLGLTRQEIDGLIQDSVVGSDTKD, encoded by the coding sequence ATGATGCTTGAAGAGGTGACGGTACTAGATCTGACTCGGGTCCTAGCTGGACCGTACTGCACCCAACTACTTTCTGATTTGGGTGCCACGGTGATCAAGATAGAATCGGTTGTTGGTGACGATACTCGGTCTTGGGGACCTCCATTTGTAGATGGCGAGAGTGCTTACTACCTATCCACTAACCGGGGCAAAAAAAGTGTGGTGGTTAATCTAAAGGATGAGCGGGGCCGCTCATTAGTCTCTCGATTAGCTATGGATGCTGATGTCCTTGTCGAAAACTTTAAAACTGGGGACCTTGTTCGTTATGGGCTCGATTATCAGACGCTACAAGGTCATAATCCCCAGCTTGTATACACTTCCATCACTGGGTTTGGTCAAACTGGTCCTCGTGCAGCAGAGCCGGGCTACGATGCATCAATTCAGGGTTTGGTGGGATTAATGGCGATGACTGGTGAAAAGAATGGCGGTCCGACCAAGATTGGGGTAGCTTGGGTCGACGTGCTTACCGGGGTTCATGCAGCAACTGGGATTTTAGCGGCACTTTACGAAAGGAACCGTACGGGTAAAGGACGTTATTTGGATATAGCCCTTTTTGATGTGGCTTTAGCGAGCATGGTTAATCAGGCCCAGGCTACTTTACTTACCGGTCAGGCCCCTGTCCCTCTGGGTAGTGGTCATCCTAGTCTAGTTCCTTACCAAGCTTTTTTAGCTCGCGAAGGTTCCCTCGTCATTGCTGTGGGTAATGACACTCAGTTTACCAGCCTGTGTGAAGTTCTTGATATTACGCAATTGGCGTCGGACGCACGTTTTGCAACAAACGAGAGTCGTGTAGAGCATAGAGAGGTGCTTGTTGGAAAACTGGAATCAGCATTTCTACGGCGTGATCGGGACGATTGGATCGAGCGCCTTCGGGCGGCTGGTGTACCTGTAACTCCAGTCAACACACTGCCCGAGGCTTTAGGGGATCCTCAGGTCGCTGCTCGTCACATGGTTTCAGAGATTATTCACCCGACTGTTGGACCCATTCCAATGGTGGGAAGTCCTTTTGGAAAAGTGGCTTCGAGGAGATCTGCGCCCCCCTACCTTGGTCAACATACTCGTGAGGTGTTGGAGGGAACCCTTGGATTAACAAGACAAGAAATAGATGGTCTTATACAGGACAGCGTTGTAGGCTCTGACACAAAAGACTAA
- a CDS encoding ABC transporter yields MPKKVPLKLTHLTKTYGQYRGIDDVSMELENGEVFGFLGPNGAGKSTTIRTILNFIKPSSGSATILGLDSVKESVAIKNHVGYLAGDIALYKNMKGRDALKFLTSLGKKTDWKYVDELVERLNANLERPMHTLSKGNVQKVGLIQAFMHKPEILVLDEPTSGLDPLMKEAFYAMVLEMKTEGKTIFVSSHDLTEVQKICDRAAFISEGKLMGIEDVRNAKSLNLRRFRATFDTKPDKSKFAELKSVKEVIVNDNDLTATITGSVAEFVSELAKHKPVDLDEQETNLEDLFMHYYNENKNA; encoded by the coding sequence ATGCCAAAAAAAGTACCACTAAAATTAACTCATCTCACAAAAACCTACGGTCAGTACAGGGGCATAGATGATGTAAGTATGGAGCTGGAAAATGGTGAGGTTTTCGGTTTTCTAGGACCAAATGGAGCTGGAAAAAGCACAACCATTCGCACCATTCTCAACTTCATCAAACCGTCGTCAGGCTCAGCAACTATTTTAGGGTTAGACAGTGTCAAAGAAAGTGTTGCGATTAAAAACCACGTTGGCTATTTAGCAGGTGACATTGCACTGTATAAAAATATGAAAGGCAGGGATGCTCTGAAATTCCTAACTAGCCTTGGCAAAAAAACTGATTGGAAATATGTCGATGAACTTGTAGAAAGATTGAATGCAAATTTAGAAAGACCGATGCACACACTTTCAAAGGGTAACGTACAAAAAGTTGGTCTTATTCAGGCATTTATGCATAAGCCAGAAATACTCGTTCTAGATGAGCCGACAAGTGGTCTTGACCCGCTTATGAAAGAGGCGTTCTACGCTATGGTTCTTGAAATGAAGACAGAGGGTAAGACTATATTCGTTTCGTCACACGACTTAACAGAAGTACAGAAAATATGTGACCGAGCAGCTTTTATTAGTGAAGGCAAGCTAATGGGCATAGAAGACGTTAGGAATGCAAAATCGCTTAATCTTCGACGTTTCCGTGCGACATTTGATACTAAACCTGACAAGTCTAAATTTGCTGAATTAAAATCAGTTAAGGAAGTTATCGTAAATGACAATGACTTGACGGCAACCATAACAGGTAGTGTTGCGGAGTTTGTGAGTGAATTAGCAAAGCACAAACCAGTAGACTTGGACGAGCAAGAGACGAACCTAGAAGATTTATTTATGCACTACTATAATGAGAACAAAAATGCTTAA
- a CDS encoding TIGR01777 family protein: protein MVTKKRIVIAGGTGLLGRYLVQAASEYDVVVLTRSVNRNLRTAQTVQWSPESVSTANLNEINRLASILNGAHAIINLAGSSIGAGRLGPKHRRTVLESRLDSTSTLVEAFFRTRNPPKVWYQASAVGLYGDRGEELLTENAGPGSSLLSDITERWELSAQPVSKIVRLVIGRGPSFAIAPEALAWRRFLKPIKGFIGGPLGGGKQWFTWIDAHDYARAVLHLIENESSCGAYNIVAPKPVRQIKLTQMLARQLRKPAFLRVPAYGLRLILGAVADELILASTRAIPGKLLSEEFDYHFPDLGELMKKMYS, encoded by the coding sequence ATTGTGACCAAGAAACGAATCGTAATTGCGGGAGGCACGGGACTTCTTGGGCGCTACCTGGTGCAGGCAGCTAGCGAATACGATGTAGTTGTCCTAACGAGGAGCGTCAATAGAAACCTCCGAACTGCACAAACTGTGCAATGGTCACCCGAATCTGTATCGACCGCGAATTTGAATGAAATTAATAGGCTAGCTTCTATACTTAATGGGGCGCACGCAATAATAAACCTGGCTGGCTCATCGATAGGTGCTGGCAGACTCGGGCCCAAACACCGGCGTACGGTTTTGGAGAGCCGGCTAGATTCTACTAGTACTTTGGTGGAAGCATTCTTCCGAACACGTAATCCCCCAAAAGTTTGGTACCAAGCATCTGCTGTCGGTTTATACGGCGACCGTGGCGAAGAATTACTTACAGAGAACGCTGGCCCCGGATCCTCTCTTTTGTCCGATATCACCGAACGTTGGGAATTATCTGCCCAGCCTGTATCGAAAATAGTGCGGCTGGTGATTGGACGCGGCCCCTCATTCGCAATTGCTCCCGAAGCACTTGCGTGGCGAAGATTCTTAAAACCCATCAAGGGTTTTATTGGTGGGCCACTGGGAGGAGGTAAGCAGTGGTTTACATGGATAGACGCACATGACTATGCCCGTGCAGTGCTCCACCTTATAGAAAATGAGTCTAGCTGTGGTGCATACAACATCGTCGCCCCCAAACCTGTTCGCCAAATCAAGCTTACCCAGATGTTAGCTCGCCAGTTAAGGAAACCTGCATTCTTACGAGTTCCAGCCTACGGTCTCCGCTTGATACTTGGTGCCGTTGCCGATGAACTCATACTAGCTAGTACCCGTGCAATCCCCGGAAAACTTTTGTCTGAGGAATTTGACTATCACTTCCCAGATTTAGGTGAGTTGATGAAAAAGATGTACAGCTAA